The Candidatus Poribacteria bacterium nucleotide sequence TGTCAAGCCGATTTTTCTGTGATTAAAGCCTACGGTTTACGCCTTATCATTTCCTTTCCTCCTTCCCAGCATCTTCGGAACCCAGTAGTAAAAGACGCTTGCCATAGGCATCTGAATCATGAAACAGCCGATGACCCCGAGAACCACCGCGCTCCTTCCGAAGGTAGCTAAAGCAAGCGCAATAGCAATGGAGAGGTTTTTCGTGGCCGTCCCGTAAATGATAGGAATGGACCTTGCATAGTTCAGCTTGAAGAGCCTGCAGATATAAGTGGAGAGCAGAAAGGTCACAATGTAGAAGGTGAAGGCTGACAGTAAAGCCCAACCGATGACCTGGGGTTTCTTAAGAATGACATCTGCCTTGAGTGAGGTGGCCACGAACACTACCATCAGAGCGGCCATACCGGAGATGATTGGGAAGATCGGCTTTATCGCTTGTTCCCTCTCACCGCTCATCCTCCCGAAATAAGCGTATCTGGTGAGGAAACCCAAAGCGAGTGGAAGGATAACGATGATAACCAGGTTCTGCACCATAAGCCTTACCGGAATGGAGACCACTTCCCCCGCAAGCCACTTCAGCATGTAAGGGATCTCTATTATTCCCAGAATCAGGGTGATCGCTTGGAGCGTCAAAGCAAGGGGGATATCGCCCTCGAGTAACCCCGTCCAAGCGGCTATCATCCCTCCCGGAGGGACTGATCCGGCGAGCACTAAGCCCACTCCAAGTTGCGGATAACCCTTCAAAATCGTGGTCATTATCGGCTTTGCTATCACCGGAGCCGCTATGATGA carries:
- a CDS encoding arsenic resistance protein translates to PSSTSMESLAIFSHRNRLMATLISRKPKKCKSIVPTKPRDFAKVVKSPVEVLLGTFMIIIAAPVIAKPIMTTILKGYPQLGVGLVLAGSVPPGGMIAAWTGLLEGDIPLALTLQAITLILGIIEIPYMLKWLAGEVVSIPVRLMVQNLVIIVILPLALGFLTRYAYFGRMSGEREQAIKPIFPIISGMAALMVVFVATSLKADVILKKPQVIGWALLSAFTFYIVTFLLSTYICRLFKLNYARSIPIIYGTATKNLSIAIALALATFGRSAVVLGVIGCFMIQMPMASVFYYWVPKMLGRRKGNDKA